From a region of the Falco cherrug isolate bFalChe1 chromosome 9, bFalChe1.pri, whole genome shotgun sequence genome:
- the SEC16A gene encoding protein transport protein Sec16A isoform X1, whose translation MQQPPQTVPAGAAAPPPAGIARNMYWRNSSLSKRANATAAPVQPVTDPFAFGRQTPQGSPLDNPSKGNALVMQSSSPAVFPQPAIIHTSPSHAGDNPHGLHTSLSAPVSQPGINTSTFSNVPIPSLSPGYIINSTTEAHPNADLGLCGPAVPLHYNTGAAVENSFSVHPGMVSASNKPGGRQDVGRDPNDVPSGPNATALFPPPPQQPMSQWRPVQSNLQSPVRNFVPYPEPSSQIDVHNVSQSSVSTSHPPLQANLQQVPVHQGIPQNTTQAPLSIGCEKNGKNGSANSSHHMNSIQPGNVFRQNTEMTNTWLSQPYQEQFCPQPPLQDSSFVIPTAQENNPQNQSPDMPETSNRPVPADRDSGTLSMFFKGDEAENEEILSSEKNYVVEKTEFDACQPHSASLYHQPMHPQRVATNVLSQAQIGTGSASEMVQKGMDAQYFSKIVSQQETQAAKHSMFVSDDKACIGDPSGNGGSQYENVENLECIQNQEVLPSEPQNASSPGAGPDLYRYGSFPGQMLPKNAVVSHTEGGPNLEAPDSLPHPVRPDSVSSNYSNISHRSASSSARPQEQVGTFIQQESGKPDEESSAGFFKQIDSSPLGGDSSELNLGKSYHGNLSQPPTPSPPKPTGVFQTSANSSFEPVRSHGVGIKPAEIDQAKMVVELRENHSNQKNIKKNTAVPAASPGNLEQPPDNLETIFMPQVHPLPLAVTGEAGNMLHSGPVTENIQSISERRSSTRAQGAVKKCDSPATTLWAHNELPNFGGNVLLAPAAPAVYVPAKQTVEVIQPPEEGLSNQQPSKPGTIAVQLSQDRHIPSENLENPPKMGEEEALQSQASSGYASLLSSPPTESLQNQPILIAQPNQSYNLAQPINFSISLSNQLSSNENNQPMKDSGVGDKPAMGPQTSHAGGIISGENVPLPVMQVGSLLVNALPNTNLLKHNVLQSPVNSSDTASNQPANLLMKTPLNLAPEGQKNVNMEGFIPEFASKPGSSSSISPGTNIAGASPLIPPVNSVIQANNSANHSNSKEEVAGVLDFTVSRTLEKSSASNSVQVHNQSLSGGPVYPQQSAGSSAGQMHPEMHDKQHFYQQVTKDVQHQAVSDRAVQGALPSQPQMQAAQMQQPASSGQSSVPSNYQVAAGTKAVQASQQHENQVLSNHPQPVGPQEADSVQLTTRYDQTSPDKQPASGQLSGAPASTAPSTTVSQSVMPNVQQDLQRPSLPQTPQDAFGPPQNPYYYYRHPYDAYQPPYPPPYPPADPRTAAHLYYMEDSYGQYDPRYSTGYMEPGSYRYSEPERPSSRASHCSDRPPSRQGYTEDYYAKSGWSDYYPGYYSNSYDYGDPSRWERYSSAYDPRYRDPRSYGQRYWYDAEHNPYQKREAYPYGNRHDQYEDNWRYDPRFTGSFDDESEPHRDPYGDEFDRRSVHSEHSGHSLRSSRSVHSHQSSFSSRSQQSQLYRSNHDLMANTYETTAQGVLLHTDYPYGGYAANFDGQQPFTGYGYPTETGWSAVEQAPLRPSTPEKFSVPHICARFGPGGFLIKVLPNLPSEGQPALVEIHSMETMLQHSPEQEEMRAFPGPLAKDDTHKVDVINFAQNKASQCFKNDNLIDKESASLLWDFIVLLCRQNGTVVGTDLAELLLRDHKTVWLPGKSPNEANLIDFTNEALEQVEEESGEAQLSFLTDSLITTIDSLEKETERFRELLLYGRKKDALESAMKHGLWGHALLLASKMDSRTHARVMTRFANSLPINDPLQTVYQLMSGRMPAASTCCGDEKWGDWRPHLAMVLSNLTNNVDLESRTIATMGDALASKGLLDAAHFCYLMAQVGFGVYTRKTTKLVLIGSNHSLPFFKFATNEAIQRTEAYEYAQSLGSQPGCLPNFQVFKFIYACRLAEMGLAAQAFHYCEVISRTVLKDPHYYSPVLIGQLIQMSSQLRLFDPQIKEKPEQESFIEPSWLVTLRHVDGQIKEGAIAYNTDRSTPPPYACSTPSSELDHASQCDGAGVGRDMGPGAENALLASLLPNMAQQMQSVQLMPSVPQAALDGSAAMIPPGDQEAVRSVPFYSVASQPIGPGPGFAPPGFSNPYGNEPSPLYLGSALPPGGPPQEIEPRSEEQINPETGTQRIARESPSQSSFPEQREEDFYGRMASMAPGRRSRSASQSSAHMGYGRRSRTTSESSAHSVGRERSSSAAKQPSPPPSVPVGKENKKEIKKEPAPRKTGGTWFRWLMGKGKNEAHLPDDKNKSIVWDEQKQRWVNLDEPEEESKPPPPPPTGFPKVPQTVPPGPGGPPSAPVNMFSRRAAGSRARYVDVLNPGGTKSSGAVPAPSDLFAPLAPMPIPANVFVPNSVPGEPQPMEGSGAAEHAPAASQTNADPAAAVEPEYLNPAILPPGSGLPVSNPDGSQSGELSRSSSMSSLSREVSQHFNQPATVPPSGGPAAGTVPFYNPSQFAQSPAVTGSSRLGRIGQRKYPTLK comes from the exons ATGCAGCAGCCTCCACAGACTGttccagcaggagctgcagctccaccTCCTGCAGGCATTGCTCGGAACATGTACTGGAGAAACAGCTCACTCAGTAAACGAGCAAATGCAACAGCTGCTCCAGTGCAGCCTGTGACAGACCCTTTTGCATTTGGCAGACAAACTCCACAGGGTTCCCCTTTAGATAATCCATCCAAGGGCAATGCATTGGTTATGCAAAGTTCTTCCCCAGCAGTGTTTCCGCAGCCAGCCATTATCCATACTTCACCATCACATGCAGGGGACAATCCTCATGGACTGCATACGTCTTTATCAGCTCCTGTATCTCAACCAGGAATAAATACCAGTACGTTTTCTAACGTTCCAATTCCTTCACTGTCCCCAGGATATATTATAAATAGTACCACAGAAGCGCATCCAAATGCAGATCTTGGACTCTGTGGGCCTGCAGTACCATTACATTATAATACAGGAGCGGCAGTTGAAAATTCTTTCAGTGTGCATCCTGGAATGGTGTCTGCATCAAACAAACCTGGAGGTAGACAAGATGTTGGTAGAGACCCAAATGATGTTCCTTCAGGACCCAATGCAACGGCACTCTTCCCTCCACCTCCTCAGCAGCCTATGTCTCAGTGGAGGCCTGTTCAAAGTAACCTGCAGTCTCCAGTTCGAAATTTTGTGCCCTACCCTGAGCCGTCTTCTCAGATTGACGTTCATAACGTTTCTCAGTCCTCTGTTAGTACTTCTCATCCTCCTCTACAGGCAAATTTACAACAAGTTCCTGTACACCAAGGTATTCCACAAAATACCACGCAAGCGCCTTTATCCATTGGTTGtgaaaagaatgggaaaaatggCTCTGCAAATAGCAGTCATCACATGAATAGCATCCAGCCTGGAAATGTGTTTAGGCAGAATACAGAAATGACTAACACTTGGTTAAGTCAACCATACCAGGAACAATTTTGCCCACAGCCACCATTGCAAGATTCCAGTTTTGTCATTCCCACAGCTCAGGAAAATAACCCCCAAAACCAGTCTCCAGATATGCCTGAAACATCGAATAGACCTGTTCCCGCAGATCGAGATTCAGGAActctttccatgtttttcaAAGGGGATgaggcagaaaatgaagaaatactttcatctgaaaaaaattacgTAGTTGAGAAAACGGAGTTTGATGCTTGTCAGCCACATTCGGCATCCTTGTATCACCAGCCAATGCATCCTCAGCGGGTTGCAACTAATGTTCTCTCTCAGGCGCAGATTGGTACAGGTTCAGCCAGTGAGATGGTGCAAAAAGGAATGGATGCCCAGTACTTTTCTAAAATTGTAAGTCAGCAGGAGACGCAGGCCGCTAAGCACTCTATGTTTGTTAGTGATGACAAGGCATGTATAGGTGACCCATCTGGGAATGGTGGCTCACAGTATGAAAACGTTGAGAACCTGGAGTGCATTCAGAATCAAGAAGTGCTGCCAAGTGAACCACAAAATGCTTCATCCCCTGGTGCTGGTCCTGATCTGTACAGATACGGTTCCTTTCCAGGTCAGATGCTTCCAAAGAATGCTGTTGTGAGCCATACTGAAGGAGGACCAAATTTGGAGGCACCCGATTCGTTACCTCATCCTGTCCGACCAGATAGTGTATCTTCAAACTATAGCAACATTAGCCATAGGAGCGCTTCAAGCTCAGCAAGACCTCAAGAGCAAGTCGGTACGTTTATTCAGCAAGAAAGTGGGAAGCCTGATGAAGAATCTTCTGCTGGCTTCTTTAAACAGATTGACTCTTCTCCGTTGGGAGGTGATTCAAGTGAGCTAAACCTGGGCAAGAGCTACCATGGTAATCTATCCCAGCCTCCAACTCCAAGTCCTCCTAAGCCCACAGGAGTATTTCAGACAAGTGCAAATAGTTCTTTTGAACCCGTGAGGTCCCATGGAGTTGGTATAAAACCTGCGGAGATTGACCAAGCAAAGATGGTGGTTGAATTAAGAGAGAACCACTCAAACCAAAAGAATATCAAGAAGAATACAGCTGTGCCGGCTGCATCCCCAGGCAATCTTGAACAGCCACCAGATAACCTGGAAACTATTTTCATGCCTCAGGTACACCCACTGCCTCTTGCAGTCACTGGTGAAGCTGGAAATATGTTGCACTCGGGACCTGTTACGGAAAACATACAATCAATATCCGAGAGAAGGTCCTCAACAAGAGCTCAGGGAGCAGTTAAAAAGTGTGATAGCCCAGCAACAACTTTGTGGGCTCATAATGAGTTACCTAATTTTGGGGGAAATGTTCTTCtagctcctgctgctcctgcagtgtATGTACCTGCCAAACAAACTGTAGAAGTCATTCAGCCACCAGAAGAAGGCCTGTCTAATCAGCAGCCAAGTAAACCAGGGACTATTGCTGTTCAGCTTTCCCAAGATAGACATATACCTTCTGAGAATCTTGAGAATCCTCCCAAaatgggagaagaggaggcacTTCAGTCTCAGGCAAGTTCTGGTTATGCAAGTTTGTTGTCTTCTCCACCTACAGAGTCTTTGCAGAATCAACCTATCCTGATTGCTCAGCCTAATCAAAGTTATAACTTGGCTCAGccaattaatttttctatttctctgtcTAATCAGCTaagcagcaatgaaaacaaTCAGCCAATGAAGGACTCTGGGGTTGGGGACAAGCCTGCGATGGGTCCTCAGACTTCACATGCTGGTGGGATCATTTCTGGCGAAAACGTGCCATTACCTGTCATGCAAGTTGGATCTCTGTTAGTTAATGCACTTCCAAATACTAATCTGTTAAAACATAATGTATTACAAAGCCCTGTTAATTCCTCTGATACTGCTTCTAATCAGCCGGCAAATTTGCTTATGAAAACTCCACTTAATTTGGCTCCAGAAGGGCAAAAGAATGTTAATATGGAAGGGTTTATTCCTGAATTTGCTAGCAAGCCGGGGTCTAGCTCATCCATTTCACCTGGGACAAATATTGCTGGTGCAAGTCCACTAATCCCCCCTGTTAATTCTGTAATACAGGCTAATAATTCTGCAAATCATTCAAATAGCAAAGAAGAAGTTGCTGGAGTGCTCGACTTCACAGTGTCACGGACGTTGGAGAAAAGCAGTGCAAGTAATTCTGTGCAGGTGCATAATCAGTCGCTTTCTGGTGGTCCAGTATATCCTCAACAGTCAGCTGGTAGTAGTGCTGGTCAGATGCATCCTGAGATGCATGACAAACAACATTTCTATCAACAGGTGACAAAAGATGTACAGCATCAAGCTGTATCAGACAGAGCTGTACAGGGAGCATTGCCATCTCAACCACAAATGCAAGCAGCTCAGATGCAGCAACCAGCATCTTCTGGGCAGTCCTCAGTTCCTTCAAACTACCAGGTGGCCGCAGGGACTAAAGCAGTGCAGGCATCACAGCAGCATGAGAACCAGGTGCTGAGTAACCATCCCCAACCTGTGGGTCCCCAAGAGGCAGATTCGGTGCAGCTGACAACAAGATATGATCAGACAAGTCCTGATAAGCAGCCAGCATCTGGACAGCTGTCGGGTGCTCCAGCTTCCACAGCCCCTTCTACCACcgtcagtcagtcagtcatgCCAAATGTGCAACAAGACCTGCAGCGTCCATCCCTGCCTCAGACTCCTCAGGATGCCTTTGGTCCACCCCAGAACCCTTACTACTACTACAGACATCCTTACGACGCTTATCAGCCTCCATATCCGCCACCTTATCCTCCTGCAGACCCCAGAACAGCAGCTCATCTTTATTACAtg GAGGATAGCTATGGACAGTATGACCCACGGTACAGCACTGGTTATATGGAACCTGGGAGCTATCGCTATTCTGAGCCTGAACGTCCTAGTTCCAGAGCCAGTCACTGCTCTGACAGGCCACCTTCTAG ACAAGGCTATACTGAAGATTATTATGCAAAAAGTGGATGGAGTGATTATTATCCAGGCTATTACTCAAACTCATATGATTATGGAG ATCCAAGTCGCTGGGAACGTTACTCATCAGCTTATGACCCCAGATACAGAGATCCTAGAAGTTATGGTCAGAGGTATTGGTATGATGCTGAACACAACCCTTACCAGAAGAGAGAAGCATATCCATATGGCAACAG ACATGACCAATATGAAGATAACTGGAGATACGATCCTCGTTTTACTGGAAGTTTTGATGATGAATCTGAGCCCCATAGAGACCCCTATGGTGATGAATTTGACAGGCGCAGCGTCCACAGTGAGCATTCTGGTCATAGTCTCCGTAGCTCCCGCAGTGTTCACAGTCACCAGAGTAGTTTCAGCTCTCGCTCTCAACAA AGCCAGCTGTATAGAAGTAATCATGATCTAATGGCTAATACATATGAAACTACTGCGCAGGGAGTGTTGCTCCACACAGATTACCCATATGGTGGATATGCTGCTAACTTTGATGGACAACAGCCTTTTACAGGTTATGGCTACCCGACTGAAACTGGATGGTCAGCTGTAGAACAAG cACCTTTAAGGCCCTCAACACCTGAGAAATTTTCAGTGCCTCATATCTGCGCAAGGTTTGGTCCTGGGGGCTTCCTAATAAAAGTGCTGCCAAACCTGCCTTCAGAAGGACAGCCAGCTCTGGTTGAAATACACAGTATGGAG ACTATGTTACAACATTCCCCAGAGCAAGAAGAGATGAGAGCATTTCCCGGTCCTCTTGCTAA ggatgaCACCCATAAAGTAGATGTTATTAATTTTGCACAAAATAAAGCTTCACAGTGCTTTAAGAATGATAATCTAATTGACAAAGAGTCTGCAAGTCTGCTTTGGGACTTTATTGTACTGTTGTGCAGGCAGAATGGG ACGGTTGTGGGAACAGACCTGGCTGAGCTTTTGCTCCGAGATCATAAAACAGTGTGGCTTCCTGGAAAGTCACCAAATGAAGCAAATTTGATTGATTTCACTAATGAGGCTTTGGAACAAGTGGAAGAGGAATCTGGTGAAGCCCAGCTCTCATTTCTCACCGATAGTCTTATAACCACAATTGACAGTCTtgagaaagagacagagagatTTAGGGAGTTACTGCTTTATGGCCGCAAGAAG GATGCTTTGGAGTCTGCGATGAAGCATGGTTTATGGGGTCATGCTCTGCTACTTGCCAGCAAAATGGACAGCAGAACACATGCAAGAGTTATGACCAG ATTTGCCAACAGTCTCCCAATTAATGACCCTCTGCAGACTGTTTACCAGCTCATGTCTGGAAGGATGCCAGCTGCATCCACG TGCTGTGGAGATGAGAAATGGGGAGACTGGAGGCCTCATCTAGCAATGGTGTTATCCAACTTGACCAATAATGTGGACTTGGAATCCAGGACCATTGCTACCATGGGAGACGCTCTTG CTTCTAAAGGCCTGCTGGATGCTGCTCACTTTTGTTACCTTATGGCCCAAGTTGGTTTTGGAGTTTACACAAGGAAGACAACAAAGCTTGTCCTAATTGGATCAAATCAtag TTTGCCATTTTTTAAGTTTGCCACTAATGAAGCCATTCAAAGAACAGAAGCTTATGAATATGCACAGTCTCTAGGAAGTCAGCCTGGCTGTTTGCCCAATTTCCAG GTTTTCAAATTCATCTATGCTTGCCGACTAGCTGAAATGGGACTTGCTGCTCAGGCTTTCCATTATTGTGAAGTCATTTCTAGAACTGTCCTTAAAGATCCACATTACTATTCACCTGTACTTATTGGGCAGCTAATCCAG ATGTCATCACAACTACGCCTGTTTGACccacagataaaagaaaaaccagaacAGGAATCTTTTATTGAACCTTCATGGTTAGTAACGCTTCGACATGTGGATGGACAGATCAAG GAGGGTGCAATAGCTTATAACACAGACAGATCCACCCCACCACCATATGCATGTAGTACACCAAGCTCTGAATTAGACCATGCTAGTCAATGTGATGGAGCAGGAGTTGGCCGTGACATGGGTCCAGGTGCTGAAAATGCATTGTTAGCATCCTTATTACCCAATATGGCTCAACAGATGCAAAGTGTGCAGCTGATGCCTTCAG TACCTCAGGCTGCCCTTGATGGGTCAGCTGCTATGATTCCTCCTGGTGACCAGGAAGCTGTCCGAAGTGTCCCTTTCTATTCAGTGGCTTCTCAGCCTATTGGTCCAGGACCTGGCTTTGCACCTCCAGGATTTTCAAATCCATATGGAAATGAACCATCACCCCTGTATTTAGGGTCAGCACTACCACCAGGAGGACCACCACAAGAAATTGAACCACGGTCAGAAGAGCAGATAAACCCAGAAACAG gaacaCAGAGAATTGCCCGGGAGTCTCCTTCACAAAGCTCTTTCCCTGAACAAAGGGAAGAGGATTTCTATGGCAGAATGGCTAGCATG GCACCAGGACGAAGATCCAGATCTGCATCTCAGTCTTCAGCACATATG GGCTATGGGCGAAGATCCCGAACAACTTCAGAGTCCTCTGCTCATTCTGTGGGACGAGAGAgatccagctctgcagcaaaacagccctctcctcctccctctgttCCTGTAgggaaagagaataaaaaagaaataaaaaaggaaccAGCACCTAGAAAG aCTGGTGGAACCTGGTTTCGCTGGCtgatgggaaaaggaaagaatgaagcTCACCTGCCAGATGACAAGAACAAATCA ATTGTTTGGGATGAACAGAAACAACGCTGGGTTAATCTGGATGAACCAGAAGAAGAG agtAAGCCTCCACCGCCACCTCCGACAGGATTTCCTAAAGTTCCTCAGACTGTTCCACCTGGACCTGGAGGCCCACCTAGTGCCCCTGTCAACATGTTTTCCAGAAGAGCAG ctGGAAGCAGAGCCCGTTATGTTGATGTCCTGAATCCAGGTGGAACCAAGTCAAGCGGTGCTGTTCCTGCACCATCAGACCTATTTGCCCCCTTGGCACCAATGCCAATTCCTGCAAATGTGTTTGTTCCAAACTCAG TTCCAGGGGAACCCCAGCCAATGGAAGGGAGTGGTGCAGCAGAGCACGCACCAGCTGCAAGTCAAACCAATGCagatcctgctgcagctgttgaGCCAGAG tatttaaaCCCTGCAATCCTTCCTCCTGGATCTGGACTTCCTGTTTCTAACCCTGATGGCTCCCAATCAGGCGAG CTTTCGCGCTCTAGTTCAATGAGTTCATTATCACGTGAAGTAAGCCAGCATTTTAATCAG CCTGCCACTGTACCACCTTCAGGGGGGCCTGCAGCAGGAACAGTACCGTTCTACAATCCTTCTCAATTTGCACAA TCTCCTGCAGTGACTGGAAGTTCAAGACTGGGAAGAATTGGACAGAGGAAGTATCCAACATTGAAGTAG